The sequence ATCTATTCACCTGTACGGTAATTGACCTCATCCTCCCTACCCTTATCTCTCAATATTGGGGTGTCTGTGCACATATACATGTGCAAGTAAATTTAACTTTAATAATCCAGCTACTTTTTCTACAGAAATCATGTCTCTGCTGGATAACCATAAAATCATTCACCAGTCGTTTGGTGATTTATTTGCCAGTCATTTGATCCATCCATCAGtttgttattaaaaaaatatatttttaaaatcggTCTAATCTTTTCTTGGACTGGAAAATACAATGTGAATTGTATTGTGTCAGATTTCCCCTGATCTGAAAACTATTTTCTTTCGCTGATCACTTACAACTGAACTTGGTTCTAAGGGATCTTTCCTCTGCAAAACCAGGTCTGGGTTCCCTACATCCTCtggtcttctttttcttttactttttcataCTTCGTCATCGTTTCTCCTTCGTATTAGCTTATTTCCTTGATTGAACCCTGATTGTGCTGCTGCTTTGCTTGCTGTTTTATTCAATTCCCACCATTTTTTCGTTATCTTCTCCTGCTTTCCTTTCAACTATTTTATTCCCTCGATAATTTCCAAAACTTGTATCCTCTTGCTTTTCTTTCTCCATTCATTTATTCAGCTCTGCTCTTTCGTTTCCCTTATTTGATGACTTTTACTTCTTTACcaaacagtttttttttttttattgtatctTGGATTCCCCAACTCTTCTTTGACAGGTGCTGGCCAGGTTTCACAGGAGAAGCTTGAGTTCAAGCACAGGCTATCGATAGCTCTGGGGGCTGCTAAAGGTGATCCTCTGCAAAATCAGTGAGCATTTTTGGCTTTCCTTGTAGCGTATATTTTGTTTCACCATAGAAATGTAGCAATATCAATTATGAGAAACGACAAATATTGAGGTTCCAAAAAACTGTAGTTGGTCTCTGTAGCATTGCACATTAATGCTTTAGAACGTGCACCTCACACATCCTTTAAAACCGTATGCAGGTTTAGCTCATCTCCACTCTCTCAGTCCTAGATTAATACACAAGGATTTCAAAACACTTAATGTACTTGTGGATGAGAATTTCATTGCTAAAGTAGCAGATGCTGGGTTACTCAATTTTCTTGGACGATTTGATAGTGCGGGCCCATCATCTGAAGTTGCAGCTGATGAGATTTTCCTTGCTCCTGAGTAATGCACATGCATTTAGTGATTTATTTGTATAATTCCTCGGAAAGTCATTGGccataatttcatttatttgtACAGGGTTAAGGAGTTCGGTCGATTTTCTGAGAAAAGTGATGTTTACAGTTTCGGGGTTTTTCTTTTGGAGTTATTGAGCGGGCAGGTGGCCAAGGACTTGCTAACTTCAGATGTCATGGTCGAATGGGTGTGTTTCTAttgaattttctttaaaaatggtATAATAGTTATGTAAGGAaggatatattatttatttgtcaGGTGCAAAATCATCAGGATTGTGGCACCACATCTACTATGATTGATCATCGATTGGGTAATAGCTTTACGAAGGAAGGAGTGGAAGAGTTCATAAATTTGATAGTGAACTGTGTGAACCCTTCAAGCGAGAGGCGTCCTGCGATGAGCAATGTGGTCGCAGAACTTGATCGAATTCTTGAGAAAGAAATGAGCTTGACAACAATCATGGGGGAAGGAACTCCAGTTGTCACCCTCGGGAGCCAGCTTTTTAGGGCTtccaaataataaatttatataaataaaatttctgcttgtttttttttgtcatgCTTTGTGGTATtaccatattatttatttgtgtgtattcgtgtgtgtgtgtgtgtgtgtgtgtgtgtgtgtataacaTCAAGAGCAAGAGCTGATCCAGGTGTTTGATAATTGTATAAAAAcaaaatgtgattttttaaaaatttaaattctttacCCGTTACTGTGTTTAAGAATCTTTTTGCACAGAGATTTGTCTTTGTTAGTTTTATAGTGAGAGTGGATTACATGGTCGATTCATTGTCTTCACACCACacatatatgtaaaatatataattgcaatGGAATATGCATAAATTCTTGATGGTTTTGTTCTTTGTGAAAttagattaatttttatttaatgttaGATAATTTGGTACTCGTGAATTATGATATTTTCTTTCCAATAATATCATGTGTCGGACTCTTAACTC comes from Primulina huaijiensis isolate GDHJ02 chromosome 5, ASM1229523v2, whole genome shotgun sequence and encodes:
- the LOC140976049 gene encoding proline-rich receptor-like protein kinase PERK1, with the translated sequence MSRTLAAILGGAAGAVALVGILLIILWYCLLHGSGVSRTSETGSSDPSVQVGRATGIEFPLRDARRFEIEELLLATRNFSDKSLIGQGKFGEVYKGLLQDGMLVAIKRRPGRPTQEFIDEVRYIASIQHRNLVTLLGYCQESNLQILIYEYIPNGSVSIHLYGAGQVSQEKLEFKHRLSIALGAAKGLAHLHSLSPRLIHKDFKTLNVLVDENFIAKVADAGLLNFLGRFDSAGPSSEVAADEIFLAPEVKEFGRFSEKSDVYSFGVFLLELLSGQVAKDLLTSDVMVEWVQNHQDCGTTSTMIDHRLGNSFTKEGVEEFINLIVNCVNPSSERRPAMSNVVAELDRILEKEMSLTTIMGEGTPVVTLGSQLFRASK